In Collimonas arenae, a single genomic region encodes these proteins:
- a CDS encoding MdtA/MuxA family multidrug efflux RND transporter periplasmic adaptor subunit translates to MTTTPTPKIDQPSQPQSRPVPLPNKHQGGFQRGWLWLIAVVVLAAAAYLIWGRNHQPADAAGAASGQGSKGGAGGKGSKRGAFAGAGGPLPVGVAVAKTGDINIYISGLGSVTPEATATVKSRVNGQLMKLHFKEGQIVKEGALLAELDPRPYQVAVTQAEGQLAKDTALLKAAQIDLQRYRTLLAQDSIASQQVDTQAALVKQYEGTVKSDQGSLDSARLQLTYSRITAPISGRLGLRQVDLGNIVQSSDANGIVVITQLQPITTVFSIPEDNIPGVMKQIQAGKKLPTDVWDRDQKNKLDSGNLLTIDNQVDSTTGTVKLKAETPNANYALFPSQFVNARMLLDTRHDAIVIPNAAIQRGAKGTFVYVVKPDHTVAIRQVTAGPTEGESTAIEQGIATGETVVVDGIDKLKEGAKVEPVARGGAAATTSAAASSDASSASAHQGGHRHRQDSSGSTAAASGAPTAPAPAANKSASQ, encoded by the coding sequence ATGACTACTACACCGACTCCAAAAATCGACCAACCCAGCCAGCCGCAAAGCCGGCCCGTTCCACTCCCGAACAAGCATCAAGGCGGGTTCCAGCGCGGCTGGCTGTGGCTGATTGCAGTTGTTGTACTGGCGGCGGCCGCTTACCTGATCTGGGGCAGGAATCATCAGCCCGCAGATGCTGCGGGAGCAGCAAGCGGACAAGGATCAAAGGGCGGCGCAGGCGGCAAAGGCAGCAAGCGCGGTGCTTTCGCCGGCGCAGGCGGGCCGTTGCCGGTTGGGGTCGCGGTAGCCAAAACGGGCGATATCAATATCTATATCTCGGGCCTGGGCAGCGTCACTCCCGAAGCCACGGCGACAGTCAAAAGCCGGGTCAACGGACAGTTGATGAAATTGCACTTCAAAGAAGGACAGATCGTCAAGGAAGGCGCTTTGCTGGCGGAACTCGATCCGCGCCCTTACCAGGTAGCCGTGACGCAAGCCGAAGGTCAGCTGGCCAAAGACACTGCTCTGCTGAAGGCTGCTCAAATCGATTTGCAACGCTACCGCACATTGCTGGCGCAGGATTCCATCGCCAGCCAGCAGGTCGATACCCAGGCCGCGCTGGTCAAACAATATGAAGGTACCGTCAAGTCGGACCAGGGCTCACTCGACAGCGCCCGCCTGCAATTGACCTATTCGCGTATTACCGCCCCTATCAGCGGCCGCCTCGGCTTGCGCCAGGTCGATCTCGGCAATATAGTCCAGAGCAGCGACGCCAACGGCATCGTCGTGATCACCCAGCTGCAGCCGATTACCACCGTATTCAGCATCCCTGAAGATAATATTCCCGGCGTCATGAAGCAAATCCAGGCTGGCAAGAAGTTGCCAACCGACGTTTGGGACCGCGACCAGAAAAACAAGCTCGACAGCGGCAACTTGCTGACCATCGACAACCAGGTCGACAGCACTACCGGTACGGTGAAACTGAAGGCGGAAACTCCCAATGCCAATTACGCCTTGTTCCCGAGTCAATTTGTAAATGCCCGCATGCTGCTCGATACGCGCCACGATGCAATCGTGATCCCTAACGCGGCCATCCAGCGCGGCGCCAAGGGCACTTTCGTCTATGTGGTAAAACCGGACCACACCGTCGCCATCCGCCAGGTAACGGCTGGCCCGACCGAGGGTGAATCGACCGCCATCGAACAAGGCATCGCCACCGGCGAAACGGTCGTCGTCGACGGCATCGACAAACTGAAGGAAGGCGCAAAAGTGGAACCTGTGGCGCGCGGCGGCGCGGCGGCGACTACAAGCGCAGCAGCCTCGTCCGACGCCAGCAGCGCCAGCGCCCATCAAGGCGGCCACCGTCACCGCCAGGATTCCAGCGGCAGTACTGCCGCCGCCAGCGGAGCCCCAACTGCGCCGGCACCCGCCGCCAATAAAAGCGCCAGCCAATAA
- a CDS encoding MdtB/MuxB family multidrug efflux RND transporter permease subunit yields MNPSRQFILRPVATSLLMLAIFLAGIVAYKQLPLSALPEVDYPTIQVVTLYPGASPDVMTSSVTAPLERQFGQMPGLNQMSSTSSGGASVITLQFSLDLSLDIAEQEVQAAINAGSNLLPADLPTPPIYNKVNPADTPILSLSITSKTLPLPKVQDLIDTRLAQKISQVPGVGLVSLSGGQRPAVRLQLNPRAIAALGMNLDDVRTAIGNANVNQAKGSFDGPSRASTIDANDQLRSADEYRNLIIAYKSGAPIRISDIADVVDDAENVRLAAWANQSPAIILNIQRQPGANVIGVVDSIKKILPQLQDTLPGAIDVQILTDRTTTIRASVSDVQFELLLSIALVVMVIFLFLRSVPATIIPSVAVPLSLIGTFGIMYMTGFSVNNLTLMALTIATGFVVDDAIVMIENISRYIEEGMKPLQAALKGAEQIGFTIISLTFSLIAVLIPLLFMGDVVGRLFREFAITLAVAILISAVISLTLTPMMCAKLLHHIPDEKQGWFYRKSGEFLDRIIARYGVALEWVLRHQFSTLIVAIGTLVLTAVLYIFIPKGFFPVQDTGVIQGISEADQSVSFSAMATRQQALAAVVLKDPAVESLSSFIGVDGTNATLNSGRMLINLKPRDERNMSASDIIRRLQPELDRQVGGITLYMQPVQDLTIEDSVSRTQYQFSIQDSNADELSIWVPKLIDRLRQIPELADIASNQQDLGLQAYIAIDRDAASRLGITTAAIDNALYNAFGQRLISTIYTQSNQYRVVMEVKPEFQKGPAALNSIYLVAGNGNQVPLSSIATIEERTSPLVVNHIGQFPATTISFNLAAGASLGNAVKAIHAAEQDIGLPASIQTSFQGAALAFQASLSNTLLLILAAIITMYIVLGVLYESYIHPITILSTLPSAGVGALLSLMIAGSDLGIIGIIGIILLIGIVKKNAIMMIDFALDAERNEGKSPRDAIYQACLLRFRPILMTTMAALLGALPLMLGSGVGSELRQPLGITMVGGLLVSQVLTLFTTPVIYLAFDNLARRVRERFGDKDADSDEGDDSQHGDASAEPVKP; encoded by the coding sequence ATGAATCCTTCACGCCAGTTTATTCTCCGGCCGGTCGCCACATCCCTGTTGATGCTGGCGATTTTCCTGGCCGGTATCGTCGCCTACAAGCAGCTACCGCTTTCGGCGCTGCCGGAAGTCGACTATCCAACCATCCAGGTGGTAACGCTCTACCCTGGCGCCAGCCCGGACGTCATGACTTCGTCGGTGACGGCGCCGCTGGAGCGGCAATTCGGCCAGATGCCGGGCCTCAACCAGATGTCGTCGACCAGTTCGGGCGGCGCTTCGGTCATCACGCTGCAATTCAGCCTGGACCTGAGCCTCGATATCGCCGAACAGGAAGTCCAGGCCGCGATTAACGCCGGCAGTAACCTGTTGCCGGCCGATCTGCCGACGCCGCCGATCTATAACAAGGTCAATCCGGCCGATACGCCGATCCTGTCGCTGTCGATTACGTCCAAGACCCTGCCGCTGCCGAAGGTGCAGGATCTGATCGATACCCGTCTGGCGCAAAAAATTTCGCAAGTGCCGGGCGTCGGCCTGGTCAGTTTGTCCGGCGGCCAGCGGCCAGCTGTGCGGCTGCAACTGAATCCGCGCGCGATCGCCGCGCTTGGGATGAATCTTGACGATGTCCGTACCGCCATCGGCAACGCCAACGTCAATCAGGCCAAGGGCAGTTTCGACGGACCGTCGCGCGCCTCGACCATCGACGCCAACGACCAGCTACGTTCGGCCGACGAATACCGTAACCTGATCATCGCCTACAAGAGCGGCGCGCCGATCCGCATCTCGGATATCGCCGACGTAGTCGACGATGCGGAAAACGTGCGGCTGGCGGCCTGGGCCAACCAGTCGCCGGCAATCATCCTGAATATCCAGCGACAACCGGGCGCCAACGTCATCGGCGTGGTCGACAGCATCAAGAAGATCCTGCCGCAGCTGCAAGATACCCTGCCCGGCGCCATCGATGTCCAGATCCTGACCGACCGCACCACCACCATCCGCGCCTCGGTGTCGGACGTGCAATTCGAGCTGCTGCTGTCGATCGCCCTGGTGGTGATGGTGATCTTCCTGTTCCTGCGCAGCGTACCTGCCACCATCATCCCCAGCGTTGCGGTGCCGCTGTCGCTGATCGGTACTTTCGGCATCATGTACATGACCGGATTCTCGGTCAACAACCTGACGCTCATGGCGCTCACCATCGCCACCGGCTTCGTGGTCGACGATGCGATCGTGATGATCGAAAATATCTCGCGCTATATCGAAGAAGGCATGAAGCCCCTGCAGGCCGCCCTGAAAGGCGCTGAACAGATCGGCTTCACCATCATTTCTCTGACATTTTCGCTGATTGCGGTGTTGATTCCATTGCTGTTCATGGGTGACGTCGTGGGCCGCTTGTTCCGTGAATTCGCCATCACGCTGGCGGTAGCGATCTTGATCTCCGCCGTGATTTCGCTGACGCTGACACCGATGATGTGCGCCAAACTGCTGCATCATATCCCCGACGAAAAGCAGGGCTGGTTCTACCGCAAGAGTGGCGAATTTCTCGACCGCATCATTGCCCGCTACGGTGTAGCTCTGGAATGGGTGCTGCGGCATCAGTTCTCGACCCTGATCGTAGCCATCGGCACGCTGGTGCTGACCGCAGTGCTGTATATATTCATTCCGAAAGGCTTTTTCCCGGTACAAGATACCGGCGTCATCCAGGGCATCTCCGAAGCGGACCAGTCAGTGTCCTTTTCTGCCATGGCTACACGGCAGCAGGCGTTGGCGGCGGTGGTGCTGAAAGATCCCGCTGTCGAAAGCCTGTCTTCCTTCATCGGCGTCGACGGCACCAACGCCACTCTCAACAGCGGCCGCATGCTAATCAACCTGAAGCCGCGCGATGAGCGCAACATGAGCGCCAGCGACATTATCCGTCGCCTGCAGCCGGAGCTGGACCGCCAAGTCGGCGGCATCACCTTGTACATGCAGCCGGTGCAGGACTTGACGATTGAAGACAGCGTCAGCCGTACCCAATACCAGTTCAGCATCCAGGATTCCAATGCCGATGAACTGAGCATCTGGGTGCCCAAGCTGATCGATCGCTTGCGCCAGATTCCGGAACTGGCGGATATTGCCAGCAACCAGCAAGATCTTGGCCTGCAAGCCTATATCGCGATTGACCGCGATGCGGCGTCTCGCCTCGGCATCACCACTGCGGCAATCGACAATGCTTTATACAATGCCTTCGGCCAGCGTCTGATCTCCACCATCTATACCCAGTCGAACCAGTACCGGGTGGTGATGGAAGTCAAACCGGAATTCCAGAAAGGCCCGGCGGCGCTGAACAGCATTTACCTGGTCGCCGGCAATGGCAACCAGGTGCCGCTGTCGAGCATCGCCACCATTGAGGAGCGTACTTCGCCATTGGTGGTGAACCATATCGGCCAGTTCCCTGCCACCACGATTTCCTTCAACCTGGCGGCCGGCGCATCGCTCGGCAACGCGGTCAAGGCGATCCATGCGGCGGAACAGGATATCGGCCTGCCGGCCAGCATCCAGACCAGCTTCCAGGGCGCCGCGCTGGCGTTCCAGGCTTCGCTCAGCAATACCCTGCTGCTGATCCTGGCGGCGATCATCACCATGTACATCGTGCTCGGCGTGCTGTACGAAAGCTATATCCACCCGATCACCATCCTGTCGACCTTGCCGTCGGCCGGGGTCGGCGCCCTGCTGTCTCTGATGATCGCCGGTAGCGATCTTGGCATCATCGGCATTATCGGGATCATCCTGCTGATCGGTATCGTCAAGAAAAACGCCATCATGATGATCGACTTTGCGCTGGATGCCGAGCGCAACGAGGGCAAGAGCCCGCGTGACGCCATCTACCAGGCTTGCCTATTGCGTTTCCGCCCGATCCTGATGACCACCATGGCGGCCTTGCTGGGCGCGTTGCCTTTGATGCTGGGTAGCGGCGTCGGCTCCGAGCTGCGGCAGCCGCTGGGGATTACCATGGTCGGCGGTTTGCTGGTTTCGCAAGTGCTGACGCTGTTCACGACACCGGTCATCTATCTGGCGTTCGACAACCTGGCGCGCCGCGTGCGGGAACGCTTCGGCGACAAGGACGCCGATAGCGACGAGGGCGATGATAGCCAGCATGGCGACGCTAGCGCGGAGCCGGTTAAGCCGTGA
- a CDS encoding efflux transporter outer membrane subunit: MNHSHTHTHMQAPKHKTLLAAAAAALLLSACAVGPDYIRPATVAPIAFKENKDWKTATPKDQELHGKWWEIYQDPQLNALVEQVNISNQNLAQSEAQFRQAAALVQSARAAYLPTVSASVSATRSGGSRNSAGSTTGSSSSVGNSFSLGPSVSWEPDLWGRISRTVEANQASAQASAADLQVARLSAQSTLAQDYLQLRVLDLQQTLLNDTVEAYQKSLQLAQNQYAVGVAAQSDVIQAQTQLKGAQAQALDNGVLRAQLEHAIALLTGQPASTFSITPAPLIAVLPDIPVGVPSTLLERRPDVSAAERQAAAANAQIGVAKAAYFPNLTLAASGGFQSSSFANWLTVPNRIWSLGPTLAATLFDGGARRAQSDQAIAAYDANVAAYRQAVLTSFQEVEDNLAALRILEQEAAVQGETVKFAHHAAELILNQYKAGTVSYSNVVTAQATAFNADLSALNIQNRRFAASVQLIKALGGGWDQAELPNNATLNDRDASSAAKATVKQ, translated from the coding sequence ATGAATCACTCGCATACCCACACGCACATGCAAGCACCCAAGCATAAAACCCTGTTGGCGGCGGCCGCCGCGGCGCTGTTGTTAAGCGCCTGCGCAGTCGGGCCGGACTATATCCGTCCGGCCACCGTTGCTCCGATCGCGTTCAAGGAAAACAAGGATTGGAAGACCGCCACGCCGAAAGACCAGGAACTGCATGGAAAATGGTGGGAAATCTATCAGGATCCGCAGCTCAACGCCTTGGTGGAACAGGTCAACATATCCAATCAGAACCTGGCGCAGTCGGAAGCCCAATTCCGCCAGGCGGCAGCCCTGGTCCAGTCGGCCAGAGCAGCTTACCTGCCGACGGTATCGGCCAGCGTTTCCGCCACCCGTTCAGGTGGCAGCCGCAACAGTGCCGGCAGTACAACAGGTAGCAGCAGCTCTGTAGGGAACAGTTTCTCGCTCGGCCCGAGCGTCAGTTGGGAACCCGATCTGTGGGGTCGCATCAGCCGTACTGTGGAAGCCAACCAGGCGTCGGCGCAAGCCAGCGCGGCCGATTTGCAAGTGGCCAGGCTCAGCGCCCAATCCACACTGGCGCAAGACTACCTGCAGCTACGGGTACTGGACTTGCAACAGACTTTGCTCAACGATACGGTGGAGGCCTATCAGAAATCGCTGCAACTTGCCCAGAACCAGTATGCGGTTGGCGTTGCCGCGCAATCCGATGTCATCCAGGCGCAAACCCAGCTCAAAGGTGCGCAGGCCCAAGCCTTGGACAACGGTGTGTTGCGAGCGCAACTGGAACACGCCATCGCGTTGCTGACCGGCCAGCCGGCCTCTACGTTCTCGATTACGCCAGCGCCGCTGATCGCAGTGCTACCGGATATCCCGGTCGGCGTGCCGTCGACGCTACTGGAACGGCGGCCAGATGTCAGTGCAGCCGAGCGCCAGGCAGCCGCAGCAAATGCTCAAATCGGCGTTGCCAAGGCAGCGTATTTTCCCAACCTGACCCTGGCAGCGTCCGGCGGCTTTCAAAGCAGCAGTTTCGCCAACTGGCTGACAGTACCCAACCGCATCTGGTCGCTCGGACCGACACTTGCGGCCACGCTGTTTGACGGCGGTGCGCGACGCGCTCAAAGCGATCAGGCGATTGCTGCCTACGACGCCAATGTCGCGGCATACAGGCAAGCGGTGCTGACCAGCTTTCAGGAAGTTGAAGATAACCTGGCGGCATTGCGGATTCTGGAGCAAGAGGCTGCTGTGCAAGGCGAGACTGTAAAATTCGCCCATCACGCCGCCGAACTGATCCTGAACCAGTACAAGGCTGGTACCGTCAGCTACAGCAATGTCGTGACAGCGCAGGCGACTGCGTTTAACGCAGACCTGTCGGCGTTGAATATTCAAAACCGGCGCTTTGCCGCCAGCGTACAGCTGATCAAGGCGCTCGGCGGCGGTTGGGACCAGGCTGAACTGCCTAACAACGCCACACTCAACGATCGCGATGCCAGCAGCGCTGCCAAGGCGACGGTAAAGCAGTAG
- a CDS encoding EamA family transporter translates to MNFGSSWQLFALGSAFFAGLTAIFGKFGVTGMNSNFATFIRTVIILFVIAGIVTLRDEWQKPTLVGASNWLFLVLSAIATGLSWLCYYHALQIGPISKVAPIDKLSVAFAIVLGLLFAGEQLTWPVAIGGSLIVAGSVVIIAF, encoded by the coding sequence ATGAACTTCGGCTCAAGCTGGCAGCTATTTGCTCTTGGCTCTGCATTTTTCGCCGGTCTGACGGCAATCTTCGGCAAGTTCGGCGTGACCGGCATGAATTCGAACTTCGCCACCTTCATTCGCACCGTGATCATCCTGTTCGTGATCGCCGGCATCGTCACCTTGCGTGACGAATGGCAGAAGCCGACGCTGGTCGGTGCTTCCAACTGGCTGTTCCTGGTCTTGTCGGCTATCGCTACCGGCCTGTCCTGGCTGTGCTATTACCACGCATTGCAAATCGGCCCCATTTCAAAGGTGGCGCCGATCGACAAACTGAGCGTCGCCTTTGCCATCGTGCTCGGCCTGTTGTTCGCCGGTGAGCAGCTGACCTGGCCAGTAGCCATAGGCGGCTCGCTGATCGTCGCCGGCTCGGTGGTGATTATCGCTTTTTAA
- a CDS encoding efflux RND transporter permease subunit, protein MNISRPFIERPIATTLLTIGVALAGMVAFRLLPVSPLPQVDFPTISISAGLPGASPETMAATVATPLERALGSIAGVTEMTSSSSLSSTRITMQFDLSRDIDGAARDVQAALNAARNLLPTGLPSNPSYRKVNPADAPIMILSLTSDSMTQGQMYDAADTILAQKLSQVTGVGQVSVGGSSQPAVRVELNPTALNKYGIGSADVRTAIAATNANRPKGVLEDGDKNWQIYANDQAKTAAEYMPLIVAYRNGAAVRVSDVATVIDSVANVRNAGSANGKPSVLVILNRQPGANIIETVDDVRALLPQLRASIPAAINLDVVLDRTPTIRASLQDTEKTLLMSIGLVIMVVFLFLRNGRATFIPAVAVPVSLIGTFGVMYLLGYSLDNLSLMALTIATGFVVDDAIVVLENVSRHIEAGKKPFAAAMLGAREVGFTVLSMSISLIAVFIPILLMGGIVGRLFREFAVTLSVAILVSLLVSLTTTPMMCARLLKHEPHRKQGRFFNATERAFDAMLRGYERSLAWALRFSPLMMLILFGTIVLNIYLYTVIPKGFFPQQDTGLVIGGIQGDQSISFQSMKVKLNEFVDIVRKDPDVQSVIAFTGGGQSNRGNMFITLKPLTQRKLTADKVIARLRGKLSHVPGANLFMQSVQDIRVGGRSSDAQYQYTLQADDLNELRTWEPKIRDAMTALPQLADVNTDQQDKGLQTTLTIDRETAIRSGVTPQLIDSTLNDLFGQRQVSTIYSGMNQYHVVMEAAPQYWQSSQILHDTYVSIPASTANLSPTTSALGTPPALTAGGKLASNSSLALTLSTSAEQQMPLAAFSSFQPTSTSLAVNHQSQFIASTISFNLPPGVSLSEATLAINDTMARIGVPTSVHGSFQGTANVFQSSLNSQPVLILTALLAVYIVLGVLYESYVHPITIISTLPSAGVGALLALLATGTDFSLIALIGVILLIGIVKKNAIMMIDFALHVEREQGLSPRDSIFEACKLRFRPIMMTTMAAMLGALPLALGAGNGAELRRPLGIAIVGGLIMSQLLTLYTTPVVYLYMDRFRLWSKDKWERRGGRPAPDVAEAV, encoded by the coding sequence ATGAATATATCGCGTCCCTTTATTGAACGGCCGATCGCCACGACGCTGCTGACCATCGGCGTGGCGCTGGCCGGCATGGTGGCATTCAGGCTGTTGCCGGTATCTCCCCTGCCGCAGGTCGATTTCCCGACCATCTCGATTTCTGCCGGCTTGCCCGGCGCCAGCCCGGAAACCATGGCCGCCACCGTTGCGACGCCGCTGGAGAGGGCGCTCGGATCGATTGCCGGGGTTACCGAAATGACCTCGTCGAGTTCGCTCAGTTCGACACGCATCACCATGCAGTTCGACCTCAGCCGCGACATCGACGGCGCCGCCCGTGACGTTCAGGCTGCACTCAACGCCGCGCGCAACCTGCTGCCGACAGGTTTGCCTAGCAATCCTTCCTATCGCAAGGTGAATCCGGCCGATGCGCCGATCATGATCCTGTCGCTGACCTCTGACAGCATGACGCAAGGCCAGATGTACGACGCCGCCGATACCATCCTGGCGCAAAAGCTGTCGCAGGTAACCGGCGTCGGCCAGGTCAGCGTCGGCGGCAGTTCGCAGCCGGCGGTGCGGGTCGAGTTGAATCCGACCGCGCTCAATAAATATGGCATCGGCAGCGCGGATGTGCGTACCGCGATTGCCGCAACCAACGCCAACCGCCCCAAAGGCGTGCTGGAAGACGGCGACAAGAACTGGCAAATCTACGCCAACGACCAGGCCAAGACTGCCGCCGAATACATGCCGCTGATCGTCGCCTACCGCAACGGCGCGGCCGTCAGAGTCAGCGATGTCGCCACGGTGATCGATTCGGTGGCCAATGTCCGTAACGCCGGTTCGGCCAACGGCAAGCCGTCCGTGCTGGTGATCCTGAATCGCCAGCCGGGGGCCAACATCATCGAAACCGTCGACGATGTGCGTGCCCTGCTGCCGCAGTTACGCGCCTCGATTCCAGCCGCCATCAATCTCGACGTCGTGCTGGACCGAACGCCTACCATTCGCGCATCCTTGCAGGATACCGAAAAGACGTTGCTGATGTCGATCGGGCTCGTGATCATGGTGGTGTTCCTGTTCCTGCGTAACGGCCGCGCCACCTTCATTCCCGCGGTGGCAGTGCCGGTATCCCTGATCGGCACTTTCGGCGTCATGTACCTGCTCGGCTACAGCCTCGACAACCTGTCCCTGATGGCGCTGACGATCGCCACCGGTTTCGTGGTGGACGATGCAATCGTGGTGCTGGAAAATGTCTCCCGCCATATTGAAGCCGGTAAAAAGCCGTTTGCCGCCGCCATGCTTGGTGCCCGGGAAGTCGGTTTTACGGTGCTATCGATGAGTATCTCGCTGATCGCGGTGTTCATTCCTATTCTCTTGATGGGTGGAATTGTGGGGCGCTTGTTCCGCGAATTTGCGGTCACCTTGTCGGTAGCGATCCTGGTCTCGCTGCTGGTGTCGCTGACCACCACGCCAATGATGTGCGCGCGCCTGCTGAAACATGAACCGCACCGCAAACAGGGACGGTTCTTCAATGCCACCGAACGCGCCTTCGACGCCATGCTCCGCGGTTATGAACGATCGCTGGCGTGGGCGCTGCGTTTTTCGCCACTGATGATGCTCATTTTGTTTGGCACCATCGTACTGAATATCTATCTTTACACAGTCATTCCCAAAGGATTTTTCCCACAGCAGGATACCGGCCTGGTGATAGGCGGCATCCAAGGCGACCAGTCGATTTCGTTCCAGTCGATGAAGGTCAAGTTGAATGAATTTGTCGATATCGTCCGCAAGGATCCAGATGTGCAGAGCGTGATCGCTTTCACCGGCGGCGGCCAGAGCAATCGCGGCAACATGTTCATCACGCTCAAGCCGCTGACGCAACGCAAGCTTACCGCCGACAAGGTCATCGCTCGCCTGCGCGGCAAACTCAGCCATGTGCCCGGCGCCAACCTGTTCATGCAATCGGTACAGGATATCCGGGTCGGCGGCCGTTCCAGCGACGCCCAGTACCAGTACACCTTGCAAGCCGACGACCTCAACGAATTGCGGACCTGGGAACCGAAAATTCGCGATGCCATGACCGCCTTGCCACAGCTGGCTGACGTCAATACCGACCAGCAAGACAAAGGCTTGCAAACCACGCTTACCATTGATCGTGAAACGGCGATCCGTAGCGGCGTCACACCGCAACTGATCGACTCCACCCTGAACGATTTGTTTGGCCAGCGCCAGGTATCGACCATCTACAGCGGCATGAACCAGTATCACGTAGTGATGGAAGCGGCGCCGCAGTACTGGCAAAGCTCGCAAATCCTGCATGACACTTACGTCAGCATCCCTGCCAGTACGGCCAATCTGTCGCCCACCACTTCGGCGCTGGGCACACCGCCGGCCCTGACCGCCGGCGGCAAGCTGGCTTCCAATTCCTCGCTGGCGCTGACTTTGTCGACCTCTGCCGAGCAGCAGATGCCGCTGGCGGCGTTTTCCAGCTTCCAGCCAACCAGCACCTCGCTTGCAGTCAATCACCAGAGCCAGTTCATCGCCTCTACCATTTCCTTCAATCTGCCGCCTGGCGTGTCGCTGTCTGAAGCAACGCTGGCGATCAACGACACAATGGCGCGGATCGGTGTCCCGACCTCGGTGCACGGCAGTTTCCAGGGTACCGCCAACGTATTCCAGTCATCTCTGAACAGCCAGCCGGTGCTGATCCTGACGGCGCTGCTGGCGGTGTATATCGTTCTCGGCGTCTTGTATGAAAGCTATGTCCATCCGATCACGATTATCTCGACCCTGCCTTCGGCCGGCGTCGGCGCCCTGCTGGCGCTACTGGCGACCGGCACCGATTTCAGCCTGATTGCCTTGATCGGTGTGATCCTGCTGATCGGTATCGTCAAAAAGAACGCCATCATGATGATCGACTTTGCGCTGCATGTAGAACGTGAACAGGGGTTATCGCCGCGCGATTCGATTTTCGAAGCCTGCAAACTGCGCTTCCGGCCGATCATGATGACCACCATGGCGGCCATGCTGGGTGCATTGCCGCTGGCGCTGGGCGCAGGCAACGGCGCCGAACTGCGGCGGCCGCTGGGTATCGCGATCGTCGGCGGCCTGATCATGAGCCAGTTGCTGACCTTGTACACGACCCCAGTGGTATATCTGTACATGGATCGCTTCCGCCTGTGGAGCAAAGATAAATGGGAGCGGCGCGGCGGCAGGCCGGCGCCGGACGTCGCTGAAGCGGTGTAA